The DNA segment TGCACAACTTGCAAGAGTTGACTTCGGATTGAACTATGTTTAGTCTTCTGAGTTTTTCTTCTTTACTCATAAAAATACGTTCGATCCAGACTGAAAAAGAATTTCTCTGGAGTCAATGGAAATGATCGTTCTTACGGAAGCCGGATTGTATGTTCCCGAAGCCGATGTCTACATCGATCCTTGGAAGGGAGTTCCCAGAGCCATCCTAACCCACGCGCATTCGGATCACACCCGAAAGGGGTCCTCGCATTATCTCTGTTCAGAATCCGGATTGTCCCTCACACGGGAACGTCTCGGAAAAAAGGCGAACATCGAAACACTTCCTTATGGAAGGGCGATCTATCGAAACGGCATCAAAATCAGTCTTCATTCCGCAGGACATATCCTCGGCTCCGCTCAAGTAAGAATCGAATCCAAAGGCAAAACGACGGTAATCAGCGGAGACTACAAAACGGTTTCGGATCCGACCTGCACTCCGATCGAAATTCTTAAATGTGATACGTTTTTATCCGAAGCCACATTTGCAAAACCGTATTATGTTTGGGAGAATCCGGAATTTATATTTCAGAATATTCTAAATTACATTTTGGAAAACAAAAACCAGGACGCGATCACGGTTCTTTACGGCTATTCCTTGGGAAAGGCTCAGAGAATCCTGAAAGGTTTGTCGATCATTGCCGAATCTCGGGGAATCGATTTGGATTTTTTTGTCCATGATTCCATTCTTTCCATGAACACAAGATATGAAGAATCGGGAATCCTTTTGCCAAAAACAAAAAGTATAGAACAATGGTCCGCCGATTCTGAAAACCATTTTGTTTTTATAACGCCGCCCGGAACTCCGATCCCAAATCCGAATTTCAAAAAGATCAGAAGTGCCTTTTGTTCGGGTTGGATGCAACTTTCCAAAAACAGAAAGAAAGGAAGTTTCAGCAAAGGGTTTACCCTTTCCGATCACGCGGACTGGAACGAACTCATCCAAACGATTTCCGCCACGGAAGCGGAAGAGATCCTTCTGACACACGGCGATACAAAAGATATCGTTCGATTCCTTTGCGAAAAAGGAAAAAATGCTAAAACATTGAAAACAAAATTCCATTCCAAAGAATCCGAATTCTAACGATAAAAGATAAAATTACAATTCGTCTCAGATTTAAAAAGTTAATATCAATTTATAATATAATATATCTATGAATCAACGGCATCTAACGGACTTTGTTCGTCGAACTTTCGATAGATATCCGAAGTTTTTCGAAGTACAACTGCCCAATTTTCAATTCCAAAAAAAAT comes from the Leptospira sp. WS92.C1 genome and includes:
- a CDS encoding ligase-associated DNA damage response exonuclease translates to MIVLTEAGLYVPEADVYIDPWKGVPRAILTHAHSDHTRKGSSHYLCSESGLSLTRERLGKKANIETLPYGRAIYRNGIKISLHSAGHILGSAQVRIESKGKTTVISGDYKTVSDPTCTPIEILKCDTFLSEATFAKPYYVWENPEFIFQNILNYILENKNQDAITVLYGYSLGKAQRILKGLSIIAESRGIDLDFFVHDSILSMNTRYEESGILLPKTKSIEQWSADSENHFVFITPPGTPIPNPNFKKIRSAFCSGWMQLSKNRKKGSFSKGFTLSDHADWNELIQTISATEAEEILLTHGDTKDIVRFLCEKGKNAKTLKTKFHSKESEF